From the genome of Nicotiana sylvestris chromosome 2, ASM39365v2, whole genome shotgun sequence, one region includes:
- the LOC104210829 gene encoding protein farnesyltransferase subunit beta isoform X2 produces MESRRVTKTLEDQWMVEHQVREIYDFFYSIPPNSHLELQRDKHFDYLTRGLRKLGPSFSVLDANRPWLCYWILHSIALLGESIDAKLENDAIDFLSRCQDKDGGYGGGPGQMPHLATTYAAVNSLITLGCPKALSSINREKLYAFLLRMKDTSGGFRMHDDGEVDVRACYTAISVASILKIVDDELINGVGNYILSCQTYEGGIAGEPGSEAHGGYTFCGLAAMILINETNRLDLPRLIDWVVFRQGVEGGFQGRTNKLVDGCYSFWQGVVAFLIQRLKSIVHEQLGLSNELSTESADDSSESELSDEEEHLEGTSSHVQKTCPLRQEGQENASDPTKIADTGYDFVNRRIAMRPVFDSFYLQQYVLLCSQIDGGFRDKPGKGRDHYHTCYCLSGLSIAQYSWTNEADAPPLPKDVFGPYSQNLLEQIHPLYNVVLDRYYEARRFFSCL; encoded by the exons ATGGAGTCGAGGAGAGTAACGAAGACGCTGGAAGATCAATGGATGGTGGAGCATCAAGTTCGGGAGATATACGATTTTTTCTACAGCATTCCTCCCAATTCCCA CTTAGAGCTTCAACGTGATAAGCACTTCGATTATCTCACTCGAGGTCTCAGAAAACTTGGTCCGTCGTTCTCCGTCTTGGATGCTAA TCGACCATGGCTTTGCTACTGGATACTTCATTCAATCGCTTTGTTGGGAGAATCTATTGATGCCAAACTGGAAAATGATGCAATTGACTTTTTGAGCCGTTGCCAG GATAAAGATGGTGGCTATGGCGGTGGACCTGGTCAG ATGCCTCATCTCGCAACAACTTATGCTGCAGTCAATTCACTCATAACTTTGGGCTGCCCTAAAGCTCTGTCATCAATCAATAG AGAAAAATTGTATGCCTTTTTGCTGCGAATGAAAGACACAAGTGGTGGCTTCAG GATGCATGATGATGGAGAAGTGGATGTTCGTGCCTGTTATACTGCCATTTCT GTTGCAAGTATATTGAAAATTGTGGATGATGAGCTGATTAATGGTGTTGGAAATTACATCCTAAG TTGTCAGACTTATGAAGGTGGAATTGCTGGCGAACCAGGTTCTGAAGCTCATGGTGG GTATACTTTCTGTGGGTTGGCTGCAATGATTCTGATTAACGAAACGAATCGATTGGACTTGCCAAGATTAATT GATTGGGTGGTATTTAGACAAGGAGTCGAAGGTGGATTTCAAGGCAGGACAAATAAATTAGTCGATGGCTGCTATTCCTTTTGGCAG GGCGTGGTAGCTTTTCTTATACAAAGATTAAAATCGATAGTCCATGAACAACTAGGGCTGTCAAATGAACTCAGTACAGAAAGTGCTGATGATTCTTCAGAGTCAGAGTTATCTGATGAAGAAGAGCATTTGGAAGGGACATCATCTCATGTTCAGAAGACTTGCCCTCTCCGACAAGAAG GACAGGAAAATGCTTCAGATCCCACAAAGATAGCAGATACTGGATATGATTTTGTCAATCGACGCATAGCTATGCGACCTGTCTTTGACAGCTTTTATCTGCAGCAATACGTTCTTCTCTGCTCCCAG ATTGATGGAGGTTTCAGAGACAAACCTGGGAAGGGTAGAGACCACTACCATACGTGTTACTGTTTAAGTGGTCTTTCAATTGCGCAGTATAGCTGGACCAACGAAGCTGATGCTCCACCATTACCCAAGGATGTATTTGGTCCTTATTCTCAAAATCTCTTGGAACAGATTCACCCACTGTACAACGTAGTGTTGGATCGGTATTATGAAGCTCGCAGATTCTTCTCATGCTTGTGA
- the LOC104210829 gene encoding protein farnesyltransferase subunit beta isoform X1, giving the protein MESRRVTKTLEDQWMVEHQVREIYDFFYSIPPNSQSVILELQRDKHFDYLTRGLRKLGPSFSVLDANRPWLCYWILHSIALLGESIDAKLENDAIDFLSRCQDKDGGYGGGPGQMPHLATTYAAVNSLITLGCPKALSSINREKLYAFLLRMKDTSGGFRMHDDGEVDVRACYTAISVASILKIVDDELINGVGNYILSCQTYEGGIAGEPGSEAHGGYTFCGLAAMILINETNRLDLPRLIDWVVFRQGVEGGFQGRTNKLVDGCYSFWQGVVAFLIQRLKSIVHEQLGLSNELSTESADDSSESELSDEEEHLEGTSSHVQKTCPLRQEGQENASDPTKIADTGYDFVNRRIAMRPVFDSFYLQQYVLLCSQIDGGFRDKPGKGRDHYHTCYCLSGLSIAQYSWTNEADAPPLPKDVFGPYSQNLLEQIHPLYNVVLDRYYEARRFFSCL; this is encoded by the exons ATGGAGTCGAGGAGAGTAACGAAGACGCTGGAAGATCAATGGATGGTGGAGCATCAAGTTCGGGAGATATACGATTTTTTCTACAGCATTCCTCCCAATTCCCAGTCCGTAAT CTTAGAGCTTCAACGTGATAAGCACTTCGATTATCTCACTCGAGGTCTCAGAAAACTTGGTCCGTCGTTCTCCGTCTTGGATGCTAA TCGACCATGGCTTTGCTACTGGATACTTCATTCAATCGCTTTGTTGGGAGAATCTATTGATGCCAAACTGGAAAATGATGCAATTGACTTTTTGAGCCGTTGCCAG GATAAAGATGGTGGCTATGGCGGTGGACCTGGTCAG ATGCCTCATCTCGCAACAACTTATGCTGCAGTCAATTCACTCATAACTTTGGGCTGCCCTAAAGCTCTGTCATCAATCAATAG AGAAAAATTGTATGCCTTTTTGCTGCGAATGAAAGACACAAGTGGTGGCTTCAG GATGCATGATGATGGAGAAGTGGATGTTCGTGCCTGTTATACTGCCATTTCT GTTGCAAGTATATTGAAAATTGTGGATGATGAGCTGATTAATGGTGTTGGAAATTACATCCTAAG TTGTCAGACTTATGAAGGTGGAATTGCTGGCGAACCAGGTTCTGAAGCTCATGGTGG GTATACTTTCTGTGGGTTGGCTGCAATGATTCTGATTAACGAAACGAATCGATTGGACTTGCCAAGATTAATT GATTGGGTGGTATTTAGACAAGGAGTCGAAGGTGGATTTCAAGGCAGGACAAATAAATTAGTCGATGGCTGCTATTCCTTTTGGCAG GGCGTGGTAGCTTTTCTTATACAAAGATTAAAATCGATAGTCCATGAACAACTAGGGCTGTCAAATGAACTCAGTACAGAAAGTGCTGATGATTCTTCAGAGTCAGAGTTATCTGATGAAGAAGAGCATTTGGAAGGGACATCATCTCATGTTCAGAAGACTTGCCCTCTCCGACAAGAAG GACAGGAAAATGCTTCAGATCCCACAAAGATAGCAGATACTGGATATGATTTTGTCAATCGACGCATAGCTATGCGACCTGTCTTTGACAGCTTTTATCTGCAGCAATACGTTCTTCTCTGCTCCCAG ATTGATGGAGGTTTCAGAGACAAACCTGGGAAGGGTAGAGACCACTACCATACGTGTTACTGTTTAAGTGGTCTTTCAATTGCGCAGTATAGCTGGACCAACGAAGCTGATGCTCCACCATTACCCAAGGATGTATTTGGTCCTTATTCTCAAAATCTCTTGGAACAGATTCACCCACTGTACAACGTAGTGTTGGATCGGTATTATGAAGCTCGCAGATTCTTCTCATGCTTGTGA